The region CTCAATACTGATGCCAGTCTCTTTGAGTGTTTCTCTTTTATCCGACTTTCTAAATGTCCTTCTCTTTCCCTGCGTTGTCCTTTCAAATTCTCTGCATAGTTTGATGTCTGACCAGGGGTCAGATCAGAGCCTGGTAGAGTGCATCCCAGGCTGCCAGGTGGTTGCCAAGACTTGGGGGGGATGGAGAATCCAGACCAAGAAAAGTGATTACTTCCGGTCTCAGCACCGTTCCAGTGGGGTCAGGAATTAGCTCCAGTTCCCACCTCTCACCTTCTCTAGGAACTCTGTACCTCACTGCAGAACAAAAGAACCAATCATAACTTTGTGGATAAGCTTCAAATGTGTTCAAATTGATCAGATTTTTGCTTTTTTAGCTATGTCTGCATCCAATGATACAATCCTATTCTTTAATTTAGTCTCAAAAAAGCATCTGCCAACATATAGTTTACTTACTCTTCTCCGGATTTATtctcctttctctgctctctGGTAAGATCTGACTCTACCATTCACTTGAAAACTCGATTACTGTAATCTTCTCTTCCCCAATATCCAAGACAAAATAAGGTGTCACTCAACTGACAGGCAAAACTTAATTTTTTGAAATCTAGGGAAAGTGAATTTCAGCAAACCAAGAGAGCCTTGGAAAGTAGTGGGTatactttaaaaaggaagaaaactgaacTCGGGATCGGGAAAGTGATTTCTAGTCCTGGCTCAGCTGCTTGCTCTGGAGTCTTGAGGAAGTCACAACCTTAGGGTCTTGCACTGCCATTGGCACAATTACGGGATGAGATGGTAAAACTCCTGGGGTTCCTGTCTAGTTCTAGTTCAGGGAACCATGGGGAAAAAAGTGACTTTCCCTGcgtcatttctcttttttcttctgctcCAGGCAATGCGTTCGTCTGTTCATCCCTCATTGATGATCTGACAGGCTTTTTCTGGAAACCTGATGAAGTATACAAGGCAAAACTTCAGAAATACAATGCACCTCCAGAAGCTGTTGAGGCCAAGATGGAAGTGAAGAAATGCGTGAATCAGTTCTCCTTTGTAAACAAACTGCTACTTACAAAAACACTggtaatttctttcttctttctgcacAAAGGATTCTGTTCAGCTGTACATCCCGGGAAGGGGTCAGTGTGCTGCTCTAAGGGGGGGCACCTGCCTCGCTGCTCACTTCTGATAGAATGATTACATCCCACCTGCTGAGCTTTCCTAAGGAAGGTTGCACAGAGCATCTGGGCATGTTCTTCCTTCTGGGGTCACCTCCCTGGGCGCCAGGTTCTCCAGAGTGTCCTACGGGGGAGGACATGTGCTGTCAGGTTGAATTTCCACAACATGAGACTGGGAATCTCCTGAGAGCAGTGCTTGCCGATTCTCCTCTCACCCCTGTCCCCATCTCATAACTCTGTGTCCCCTTTGGTGTGAACATGTAGAGTTCCTGGGACATCCGAGAAAAGAATGGCTGAACTGCTCTGTCCAAACTGCATTCTCCTCCTTCCATTGGAAACCTGAGTCCCGCTCTTGGATGACCACTTCAGGGTTTATTTGCTTGTCTATGGAAAGGATTCTTTCCTGACCTGCAAAGTTTTTTTGTGATTGTACCAGGTGTATATCGTTTACCATACAGCCTGGGTTCCTGCCTTGGGCCCTTCCGTTTCCCTTTTGCTGGTTGAAATTTCATTGACAACTTAGTTGTGAATGAGAGTCTGTGTTAATGTGTCATCTCCAGCAGCAGCAAGAATGaccccccttttctttctttctttttctatttcaggGGAAAGTACTGGTGAACTGTGGTTTCACAGATGTGAAATGTTTTCTATCCTTCGTCTTGGGTTGATCACCTGATCATCCCTGGAAAATGTAAAGGTTTCAACATCTTGCTCAATAAATGACTTGCCCTGCACTTCTCTATTTGTCTTGATTATCCAACAGTCTCTGGCTTTGGGTTGGGGTGGTTTTCATCATGAAGCAACCATTGGGTGTCGTCACTAGTTAATTTTAGCGACCCAATGTCCAGTTAGCCGCAGCAACCTGAGGTGTAGGGCTCCCAAGAAGAAATATTTGGTCATGAATCATCCTGCATTTCTTTACAGGTTTCCCATTCATGTTGTCATGACGGAAGGATGGTTAATGGTAAAAAGCAGTTAAAAAATTCCTATTACTGGTCTAGATTTGAGGGATGCCCACAGCATGTCTGGCCAGTCATGTAAATCCCAACCAGCAGCATCATTCATATTTTGTCCTCATCCTAACCACAACCAAACTGCTTGGTCCTCTTCCCTTTACTGGGGTTTCAATCCTATGAATTGTCCAGTGTAATTCATTTTCCATCTACTTTTCAATTTTTAGTCAATTCCCAGGGTTCAACTGTCAGTTAACTCTTTTTGACTCTGCACGATCACAATGATCATCGATGTCTCTACCCTCACCAATATCTTGGGCCAATGCTTCCTCTCTCAAATTATCCCAAGAGCTCCAGAAACAAGCCACCAGCTGCCACCTGGAGAACTCCCTTCAAGTTAACTCCTCCACAGTTACTTCCAAAGgaatatataaaattgaaaacactGTCTGCCCATAACCTACTCCTCTTCCATGTGCCCTTACGCCATCCTGGCTAATGGACCCCCCATCCTGGCTAATGGACCCACCATCCAATGAAAACTTGGAGACAGTATAGGCTCCTGGAT is a window of Eschrichtius robustus isolate mEscRob2 chromosome 11, mEscRob2.pri, whole genome shotgun sequence DNA encoding:
- the LOC137772297 gene encoding secretoglobin family 1D member-like, with the translated sequence MRLSLPVLLVTLALCCYEGNAFVCSSLIDDLTGFFWKPDEVYKAKLQKYNAPPEAVEAKMEVKKCVNQFSFVNKLLLTKTLGKVLVNCGFTDVKCFLSFVLG